In the Pseudanabaena sp. PCC 7367 genome, one interval contains:
- a CDS encoding Gfo/Idh/MocA family protein: MNPYRSQPKPIRMGVIGVGNMGQHHARVLSLLKDVELIGVADLSVDRGLDTASKHRVLFFEDYHELLPLVDAVCIAVPTRLHYDVGVTCLKAGVHVLIEKPIAATIAEAESLVNTAAECDRILQVGHIERFNPAFLELAKVLKHEDILAVEAHRMSPYSHRANDVSVVFDLMIHDIDLLLELVPEQVVRLSAHGNQVSDSGYLDYVTTTIGFDNGVIATLTASKITHRKQRRIVAHCKNSLTESDFLSHEILIHRQTTANYMTDYGQVLYRQDGLIEKVYTTNIEPLHAELEHFVSCVRGGQQPSVGGFQALQTLRLASLIEQTALDGKSQSCDLNVREVVAAGSSKNSSVVVEDW; encoded by the coding sequence ATGAATCCGTATCGTAGTCAGCCAAAACCTATCCGTATGGGTGTAATTGGTGTGGGAAACATGGGACAACACCACGCCAGGGTTTTGAGTTTGCTCAAGGATGTAGAGTTGATTGGCGTTGCTGATCTCAGTGTCGATCGTGGTCTGGATACTGCCAGTAAGCATCGGGTGTTATTTTTTGAAGACTATCATGAGCTGTTGCCGCTAGTTGACGCGGTCTGTATCGCGGTGCCTACGCGGTTACATTATGATGTGGGCGTAACCTGTCTCAAGGCGGGTGTGCATGTTTTAATCGAAAAACCGATCGCCGCCACGATCGCTGAAGCTGAATCATTGGTTAATACTGCCGCTGAATGCGATCGCATTTTACAAGTTGGGCACATTGAACGGTTTAATCCAGCCTTCCTGGAATTGGCCAAGGTGCTAAAACATGAAGACATTCTGGCCGTGGAAGCCCACCGGATGAGTCCCTATTCCCACCGCGCCAATGATGTATCGGTGGTGTTTGACTTGATGATCCACGACATTGATTTGCTGCTGGAGCTGGTTCCGGAGCAGGTGGTGCGGCTGAGTGCCCACGGTAATCAGGTGTCTGATTCTGGCTATTTGGACTATGTCACCACCACGATCGGCTTTGACAATGGCGTGATCGCCACACTTACCGCCAGCAAAATCACCCATCGCAAACAAAGGCGGATTGTGGCCCATTGTAAAAATTCCCTGACGGAGTCAGATTTCTTGAGTCATGAGATTTTGATCCATCGCCAGACCACCGCCAACTATATGACCGACTATGGCCAGGTGCTCTACCGTCAGGATGGCTTGATCGAAAAGGTTTATACCACCAACATTGAACCGCTCCATGCCGAGCTAGAACATTTTGTCAGTTGTGTGCGTGGTGGTCAACAGCCTTCGGTCGGTGGTTTTCAAGCCTTGCAAACATTACGCCTGGCCAGCTTGATCGAACAAACTGCCCTCGATGGGAAATCGCAAAGCTGCGATCTGAATGTGCGGGAAGTGGTCGCGGCCGGAAGCAGCAAAAATTCCAGCGTGGTAGTAGAGGATTGGTAG
- a CDS encoding ribonuclease J, with protein sequence MAKKSDSPALKIIPLGGLKEIGKNTWVFEINDEIMLLDGGLGFPGDGMHGVNIVLPDMTYLRQNRHKIKGMVVTHGHEDHIGGIAFHLRQFDIPVIYGPRLGMALLEGKLREAGVLNRTELRTVGPRDVVRVGNNFFVEFIRNTHSMADSFTVAINSPAGLVIHSGDFKVDHTPVDGEFFDFQRLAEHGEKGVLCLISDSTNAEVPGHTPSERAVAPGLERAFASAKGRVFVTTFASSVHRLNIILELAEKMGRVVGVVGRSMLNVIAHARNLGYVKCRDELLQPLQNLRKYRDDQILILTTGSQGESMSALTRMAEGRHRQLQIREGDTVVFSANPIPGNVIPVVRTVDKLMNLGANVIYGKDKGIHVSGHGAQEDQKLMLSLTRPKFFFPAHGEYRMLRKHASMAEAMGVPGENIVIAENGDVIQVSQDGIGVADKVPSGIELVDASREGVVDGEVLRDRQTIAGDGIITVAASINLEGKLVTKPDVRLSGVVLPMEMSRLTNFIIDAIDETLSNQWAKHARDLGEIEVDWTGLRYQIERDINRKLRSQMQSRPMLVVLLQTPEGEDATSNGKKSGKSKSSAKNAKDAKDDKTTTPAAGKRKRATASVS encoded by the coding sequence ATGGCGAAGAAATCAGATTCACCAGCCCTCAAGATTATTCCCTTGGGCGGATTGAAGGAAATTGGTAAGAATACCTGGGTATTTGAAATCAACGATGAAATCATGCTCCTAGATGGAGGTCTAGGCTTCCCTGGTGATGGTATGCATGGGGTGAATATTGTGTTGCCCGATATGACCTACCTGCGCCAAAATCGCCACAAGATCAAAGGCATGGTGGTGACCCACGGTCATGAAGACCATATCGGTGGGATCGCCTTCCATCTGCGCCAATTTGATATTCCAGTGATCTATGGCCCCAGACTGGGGATGGCCTTACTAGAAGGCAAACTCAGAGAAGCGGGGGTATTGAATCGCACTGAATTACGCACCGTTGGTCCCCGCGATGTGGTGCGGGTTGGCAATAACTTCTTTGTGGAGTTCATTCGCAATACCCACTCGATGGCTGATAGCTTTACCGTGGCGATCAATAGTCCGGCTGGTTTGGTAATTCATTCCGGTGATTTCAAGGTAGACCACACGCCGGTTGATGGCGAATTCTTTGATTTCCAGCGACTAGCAGAGCATGGTGAAAAGGGTGTGCTGTGTTTGATTAGTGATTCCACTAATGCCGAAGTGCCAGGACATACCCCATCGGAAAGAGCGGTAGCCCCTGGTTTGGAACGTGCGTTTGCCAGCGCCAAGGGACGTGTGTTTGTGACTACGTTTGCCTCTTCGGTGCATCGCCTGAATATTATTCTCGAATTGGCTGAGAAAATGGGTCGTGTGGTTGGCGTAGTCGGCCGATCGATGCTAAATGTGATCGCCCATGCCCGCAATCTAGGTTATGTCAAATGCCGCGATGAATTGTTGCAGCCGTTGCAGAATCTTAGGAAATATCGGGATGATCAGATTCTGATTTTGACCACTGGTTCCCAGGGTGAATCGATGTCAGCGCTGACCCGCATGGCTGAAGGCAGACACCGCCAATTGCAAATCCGCGAAGGTGATACGGTGGTATTTTCCGCCAATCCAATTCCTGGCAATGTAATTCCGGTGGTACGCACGGTTGATAAGCTGATGAACCTGGGTGCGAATGTGATTTATGGTAAAGACAAGGGCATTCACGTTTCTGGACATGGCGCGCAGGAAGACCAAAAACTAATGCTCAGCCTGACCAGACCTAAGTTCTTCTTCCCTGCCCACGGTGAATATCGGATGTTGAGGAAACATGCCAGCATGGCAGAAGCGATGGGAGTTCCAGGCGAGAATATCGTTATTGCTGAGAATGGCGATGTGATTCAGGTCAGCCAGGATGGTATTGGTGTGGCTGATAAGGTGCCATCGGGAATCGAATTGGTAGATGCCTCCCGCGAAGGGGTGGTGGATGGCGAAGTGTTGCGCGATCGCCAGACCATTGCTGGTGATGGCATTATCACCGTTGCTGCTTCCATTAATTTGGAAGGCAAGTTGGTAACCAAACCAGACGTTCGCCTGAGTGGTGTAGTGCTGCCAATGGAAATGTCACGGTTGACCAATTTCATTATCGATGCGATCGATGAAACGCTCAGTAATCAATGGGCTAAGCATGCCCGTGATTTGGGTGAGATTGAAGTAGATTGGACAGGACTGCGCTATCAAATTGAGCGCGATATTAATCGCAAGTTGCGATCGCAGATGCAAAGCCGCCCTATGCTGGTGGTGTTGCTGCAAACTCCTGAAGGTGAGGATGCAACCAGTAATGGTAAAAAATCCGGCAAGTCTAAATCGAGTGCTAAGAATGCCAAGGATGCCAAGGATGATAAAACAACTACGCCTGCGGCTGGCAAGCGCAAACGTGCTACTGCTTCTGTTTCCTAG
- a CDS encoding DUF3143 domain-containing protein produces MPMPPATTPLYNHPLPVVEYWLRSQGCTQAQDSPSRWYVKRPEWEADIYLDVEEVQVRYINASAGKDVMRAFPYSLSRHDIEDAIFTGP; encoded by the coding sequence ATGCCCATGCCTCCTGCTACCACTCCGTTATATAACCACCCTCTGCCCGTAGTTGAATATTGGCTGCGATCGCAAGGTTGTACCCAGGCTCAAGACAGTCCTAGTCGCTGGTATGTCAAGCGGCCTGAATGGGAAGCGGATATTTATTTGGATGTGGAAGAGGTGCAGGTACGTTATATCAATGCCAGTGCGGGCAAAGATGTGATGCGAGCTTTTCCCTATTCCCTCAGCCGTCATGATATTGAGGATGCAATTTTTACTGGGCCATAG
- a CDS encoding pentapeptide repeat-containing protein codes for MWKQLNQQFNDRFGGLILQLRAFGQVFIKWGAVFLVLMGIIAAIDSIEGTGVEQFLLKRLDSRLFDQIEAISILAGLIVFAVGIPAQKKRSHYEAWQVINSAQGQGGSGGRIMALQDLNGDKVSLAGLTADQADLREIQLDKADLRRANLSGTNLSGASLRGANLFGANLSSADLSNADLSNADLSEANLDGANLRRVNLTKANLFVASIKQAKLSGAAIVEAELSGANLGGASFSSASLKGSFLSLTNFTKAKGLKPEQLFEAQEYEKAIYDNEFLAKLNQHQSQTESPPAKTQEKPGDT; via the coding sequence ATGTGGAAGCAATTAAATCAACAATTTAACGATCGCTTTGGCGGCCTGATATTACAACTACGTGCCTTTGGGCAAGTATTTATTAAATGGGGGGCAGTGTTTCTGGTACTGATGGGCATCATCGCCGCGATCGATTCGATCGAGGGCACTGGCGTTGAGCAATTTTTGTTGAAACGGCTCGATTCAAGGCTGTTTGACCAGATTGAGGCGATTAGTATTTTAGCCGGGTTAATTGTGTTTGCAGTGGGCATTCCAGCCCAAAAAAAGCGATCGCACTATGAAGCCTGGCAGGTGATTAATTCTGCCCAAGGACAAGGCGGTAGTGGTGGCCGGATTATGGCATTACAAGATCTCAATGGCGACAAGGTAAGTTTGGCGGGATTGACAGCCGATCAAGCCGATCTGCGCGAGATTCAACTTGACAAGGCTGATCTACGACGAGCAAACCTGAGTGGCACTAATTTGAGTGGCGCTAGCCTGAGGGGGGCAAATCTATTTGGGGCTAATTTAAGTAGTGCGGATTTGAGCAATGCCGATCTCAGTAATGCTGATCTGAGTGAGGCGAATCTGGATGGCGCTAACTTGCGGCGCGTGAATTTAACTAAGGCAAATTTGTTTGTGGCCAGCATCAAACAGGCGAAGTTGAGTGGGGCAGCGATCGTGGAGGCCGAACTAAGCGGTGCGAATCTGGGTGGCGCAAGTTTTAGTAGTGCAAGTTTAAAAGGTTCTTTTTTATCGCTCACCAACTTCACAAAAGCGAAGGGATTAAAACCAGAGCAACTGTTTGAAGCACAGGAATATGAAAAGGCGATCTACGATAATGAATTTCTGGCCAAGCTGAATCAGCACCAGAGCCAGACTGAATCACCACCAGCCAAGACGCAGGAAAAGCCTGGGGATACTTAA
- the cysE gene encoding serine O-acetyltransferase, whose amino-acid sequence MFKTLSEDFKIIFERDPAARNWLEVLLCYPGLHAIWLHRLAHWLYLAGVPFLPRFISQLSRALTGVEIHPGAKLGKGTFIDHGMGVVVGETAIVGDYALIYQGVTLGGTGKETGKRHPTLGCNVVVGAGAKILGNINVGSNVRIGAGSVVLKNVPSDCTVVGIPGRVVHRHGEVVAPLDHSHVPDPEGDVIRDLIGRVESLEKLVHQQKAQLANSYVIDGDILRDVRPKHFICPEEADRQANNGEFVEGAGI is encoded by the coding sequence GTGTTTAAGACCCTAAGCGAAGATTTTAAGATCATTTTCGAAAGAGACCCCGCTGCCCGCAACTGGCTAGAAGTCTTACTTTGCTATCCAGGTTTGCATGCCATTTGGTTGCATCGTCTCGCCCATTGGCTTTATCTGGCTGGCGTTCCTTTCCTGCCTCGCTTCATTTCGCAGCTATCTCGCGCCCTAACTGGGGTTGAAATTCACCCCGGCGCTAAACTTGGCAAAGGTACGTTTATTGATCATGGCATGGGCGTAGTGGTTGGTGAAACCGCGATCGTCGGTGATTATGCGCTCATCTATCAAGGCGTAACCCTGGGTGGTACTGGCAAAGAAACTGGTAAGCGCCATCCTACCCTGGGTTGCAATGTGGTGGTTGGTGCTGGGGCAAAAATCCTTGGCAACATTAATGTCGGTAGTAACGTCAGGATTGGTGCTGGTTCGGTAGTGCTCAAGAATGTACCTTCCGATTGCACTGTGGTAGGTATTCCTGGCCGCGTAGTCCATCGCCACGGTGAAGTGGTAGCGCCGCTTGATCATAGTCACGTGCCTGATCCCGAAGGTGATGTGATCAGGGATCTAATTGGCCGAGTTGAATCCCTTGAAAAACTAGTTCATCAGCAAAAAGCGCAATTAGCTAACAGTTACGTGATCGACGGTGATATCTTAAGAGATGTACGCCCCAAACACTTCATCTGTCCAGAAGAGGCTGATCGCCAGGCTAATAATGGAGAATTTGTTGAAGGTGCAGGGATCTAG
- the ppc gene encoding phosphoenolpyruvate carboxylase yields MSSPTFSLSESLIQIVNQETDLRLSDSRLRYRIKIIEELWQSVLVQECGQGMVDLLLQLRSMCSPEGQAPQYPAQEVLKVVESLSLEESITAARAFAIYFQLINIIEQQYEQEEQQQAQIDRIKGESKFLDGTFRWLFPELKRQNVPPRFIQDLIDKLDIRLVFTAHPTEIVRHTIRDKQRQIAVMLKELDRLTDGTYSDDIDYGQMMPLSWEAENLREQIADEIRLWWHTDELNQSKPTVIDEADYTLHYFDEVLYDAIPDLYERVEKALTETFPHLNPPKYNFCKFGSWVGSDRDGNPSVKPDITWRTACYQRGLVIEKYISSVNGLVRLLSVSQNLIDISTDLLTSLGQDQTHMPEVYNQFAVRYRQEPYRLKLQYILKRLRNTRDRNDRLNEIGWQAADQVMPIKPTDHSVYSGAKDFETELRLVANSLKGSGLHCKALQTLIRQVEVYGFHLANLDIRQESRKHSGAITEITSSLKILDTPYDQLSESEKVNWLTKELQTLRPLIPADLHFGDFTNEIIETFRMLAKLQQEFSIEICNTYIISMSESVSDVLEVLLLAKEAGLYNPATGTGSVSVVPLFETVEDLQGAKRIMQELFDLRLYRNYLNHHEHRQEVMLGYSDSNKDSGFLSSNWEIYKAQLSLQKLAEQYGIWLCIFHGRGGSVGRGGGPTYQAILAQPGRSIKGAIKITEQGEVLASKYSLLEIALHNLETVATGVIQAALLPSSSDTLGSWLQTLEDLATRSRQVYRELIHENPNLVDFFHEVTPIEEISHLQISSRPARRSAGKKDLSSLRAIPWVFSWTQSRFLLPSWYGVGTAIDEFLQQHPEHLTLMQFFYEKWPFFRTTISKVEMTLAKSDLQIARHYVRELAPAAKQELYMQLFEQIANEYYRTCKIILQITGHHQLLDGDPSLQRSVQLRNGSIVPLGFIQAALIKRLRQYNSDPINLRSRYSRTELLRGALLTINGIAAGMRNTG; encoded by the coding sequence ATGAGTTCACCGACTTTTTCACTTTCAGAGTCATTGATCCAAATTGTCAACCAAGAAACTGACCTGCGCTTGAGTGATTCACGCTTGCGTTACCGGATCAAGATAATCGAAGAGTTATGGCAGTCGGTTTTGGTGCAAGAATGTGGCCAGGGAATGGTAGATTTGCTCCTTCAGCTTCGATCGATGTGTTCGCCGGAAGGCCAAGCGCCCCAATATCCAGCCCAAGAAGTATTAAAGGTAGTTGAAAGCCTCAGCCTGGAGGAATCGATCACAGCAGCCAGGGCATTTGCGATTTATTTTCAGTTAATTAATATTATTGAGCAGCAATACGAACAAGAAGAACAACAGCAAGCGCAAATCGATCGGATTAAGGGCGAGTCTAAGTTCCTGGATGGCACTTTTCGGTGGCTGTTCCCAGAACTAAAGCGCCAGAATGTACCGCCTCGTTTTATTCAAGATTTAATCGATAAGCTGGATATTCGGCTTGTATTCACCGCCCACCCCACCGAAATTGTGCGGCATACGATTCGGGATAAGCAACGTCAGATCGCGGTGATGCTCAAAGAACTCGATCGCCTCACCGATGGCACCTATAGCGATGATATTGACTATGGTCAGATGATGCCCCTCAGTTGGGAGGCGGAAAACCTACGCGAGCAGATCGCCGATGAGATCAGGCTGTGGTGGCACACCGATGAGTTAAATCAATCTAAGCCCACCGTCATTGATGAAGCCGACTACACCCTGCATTATTTTGATGAGGTGCTCTACGATGCGATCCCAGACCTGTATGAACGGGTCGAGAAAGCCCTAACTGAAACTTTTCCTCACCTCAATCCACCTAAATATAATTTCTGCAAGTTTGGCTCTTGGGTGGGCTCCGATCGGGACGGCAATCCTTCGGTCAAGCCTGATATTACCTGGCGTACCGCTTGCTATCAAAGGGGATTAGTAATTGAGAAATATATTAGCTCCGTCAATGGATTGGTGCGTTTGTTATCGGTGTCGCAAAATCTGATAGATATTTCTACCGATTTGCTAACCTCGCTGGGGCAGGATCAAACCCATATGCCCGAAGTATATAACCAGTTTGCGGTGCGCTATCGCCAAGAGCCCTATCGCCTGAAACTGCAATATATTCTCAAGCGGCTCAGAAATACGCGCGATCGCAACGATCGACTTAACGAAATTGGCTGGCAGGCCGCCGATCAGGTCATGCCGATCAAGCCCACCGATCATTCTGTTTATAGCGGTGCCAAAGATTTTGAGACAGAATTGCGGCTGGTTGCCAATAGTCTTAAGGGCTCTGGCCTCCATTGCAAGGCACTGCAAACCCTGATCAGGCAGGTAGAAGTATATGGCTTCCATCTGGCTAATCTGGATATTCGTCAGGAAAGCCGCAAACATAGCGGTGCGATCACCGAGATCACCTCCAGCTTAAAAATTCTGGATACGCCCTACGATCAGCTATCTGAGTCTGAGAAAGTAAATTGGCTTACCAAAGAACTGCAAACCCTACGGCCATTAATTCCAGCGGATCTGCATTTTGGTGACTTTACCAATGAGATCATTGAAACTTTTCGGATGTTGGCGAAACTGCAACAGGAATTTTCGATCGAGATTTGCAACACCTACATCATCAGCATGAGCGAGAGTGTGAGTGATGTATTAGAAGTGCTGCTTCTGGCCAAAGAAGCGGGTTTATATAATCCTGCTACTGGTACTGGCTCGGTTTCAGTGGTGCCCCTATTTGAAACGGTCGAAGATTTGCAAGGAGCCAAACGAATCATGCAGGAATTGTTCGACCTGCGGCTCTATCGCAATTACCTCAACCACCATGAGCATCGCCAGGAAGTAATGCTGGGCTATTCTGATAGCAACAAGGATTCGGGCTTCCTGAGTAGCAATTGGGAAATTTATAAGGCTCAATTATCATTGCAAAAATTGGCCGAGCAATATGGCATCTGGCTGTGCATTTTCCATGGTCGTGGTGGATCGGTTGGTCGTGGTGGTGGCCCAACCTATCAGGCAATTCTGGCTCAACCGGGGCGCAGCATCAAAGGCGCAATTAAAATCACCGAGCAAGGCGAAGTGCTGGCCTCTAAATATTCTTTATTGGAAATTGCCCTGCATAACTTAGAAACCGTTGCCACAGGCGTGATTCAGGCCGCACTATTGCCCAGTAGCTCTGACACCCTGGGTAGTTGGCTGCAAACCCTTGAAGATTTGGCCACCCGATCGCGGCAGGTATATCGGGAACTGATCCACGAGAATCCTAATCTGGTGGACTTTTTCCATGAGGTAACGCCGATCGAAGAAATCAGCCATTTACAAATCAGCTCTCGTCCAGCGCGGCGATCGGCTGGTAAAAAGGATCTATCCAGCCTGCGGGCGATCCCCTGGGTATTTAGCTGGACCCAAAGCCGCTTTTTGTTGCCATCCTGGTATGGGGTGGGCACTGCGATCGATGAGTTTTTACAACAGCATCCAGAGCACCTCACCTTGATGCAGTTTTTCTACGAAAAGTGGCCTTTCTTTAGAACCACCATCTCCAAGGTGGAAATGACCCTGGCCAAGTCAGACCTGCAGATCGCCAGACATTATGTGCGCGAGTTGGCTCCAGCGGCCAAACAAGAGTTATATATGCAATTGTTTGAGCAGATTGCCAATGAATATTACCGTACCTGTAAGATAATATTGCAAATAACCGGGCATCATCAGCTTCTAGATGGCGATCCTAGCCTGCAACGCTCTGTGCAGTTGCGTAACGGCTCGATTGTACCGCTTGGCTTTATTCAGGCTGCCCTAATTAAACGGTTGCGCCAGTATAATTCCGATCCAATCAATCTGCGATCGCGTTATTCTAGAACTGAACTGCTGCGCGGCGCACTACTGACCATTAATGGTATTGCCGCCGGAATGCGAAATACAGGCTAG
- the dapA gene encoding 4-hydroxy-tetrahydrodipicolinate synthase, producing MSAIDFGQVLTAMITPFNSSGEVDYAAVEKLAHYLINNGTDTLVVCGTTGESPTLTWQEEFELFKIVKQAAQGRAKVIAGTGSNSTSEAIEATQKAAHLGLDGSLQVVPYYNKPPQAGLYNHFMAIAKSSPDLPIILYNVPGRTSCNLEPETIAQLAELDNIVAVKDATGNLDTAGQIRSLTPANFAIYSGDDSLTLPLLAVGAKGVVSVASHLVGKQMQEMISAFKQGQVKQATEMHLRLLPLFKALFYVTNPIPLKTALNLLGLDSGEVRSPLVKGSAELAEKLKPVLESLQLSLAAI from the coding sequence ATGAGTGCAATTGATTTTGGGCAAGTTTTAACCGCGATGATCACTCCCTTTAATAGCTCTGGGGAAGTGGACTATGCCGCAGTGGAAAAACTAGCCCATTACTTGATCAACAATGGCACTGATACATTGGTAGTCTGTGGCACTACTGGAGAATCGCCAACGTTAACCTGGCAGGAAGAGTTTGAACTGTTTAAAATAGTCAAACAAGCCGCCCAGGGACGAGCAAAGGTGATCGCTGGTACTGGTTCAAATTCCACTAGTGAAGCGATCGAAGCAACTCAAAAGGCCGCCCATCTTGGTTTGGATGGTTCACTCCAGGTAGTCCCCTACTACAACAAGCCGCCGCAAGCTGGTTTATATAATCATTTTATGGCGATCGCTAAATCCAGCCCCGATCTACCGATAATTTTGTATAATGTACCTGGGCGGACAAGCTGCAATCTGGAACCCGAAACGATCGCCCAACTAGCCGAGCTAGATAATATAGTTGCGGTTAAGGATGCAACCGGAAATTTAGACACCGCTGGCCAGATTCGTTCCCTCACCCCGGCAAATTTTGCGATTTACTCTGGCGATGACTCCCTGACCTTACCTTTGCTGGCAGTAGGAGCAAAAGGAGTGGTCAGTGTCGCTTCTCACCTGGTGGGTAAACAAATGCAAGAGATGATTTCTGCATTCAAGCAAGGGCAGGTTAAACAAGCTACCGAGATGCATTTAAGATTACTGCCCCTATTCAAAGCTTTGTTCTATGTCACAAATCCGATCCCATTAAAAACAGCCCTCAATTTATTAGGTTTGGATTCCGGCGAAGTGCGATCGCCACTGGTCAAAGGTTCCGCCGAGTTAGCAGAAAAATTGAAACCGGTGCTTGAAAGTCTTCAGCTCAGCCTGGCGGCGATCTAG
- a CDS encoding aspartate-semialdehyde dehydrogenase gives MSKPLNVAILGATGAVGTELLALLAERNFPIAQLKLLASANSAGKQIDFGSQSIEVEEVQVNSFDGVDIVLASAGGSTSKQWAAAAVEAGAVMIDNSSAFRMHPQVPLVVPEVNPQAAANHQGIIANPNCTTILMNLAVWPLHQIKPVKRIVASTYQSASGAGARAMNELKQNAQQVLDGETPQPQILPYQLAFNLFLHNSELDEQGYCTEEMKMVNETRKIFSDPKIQITATCVRVPVLRAHSEAINLEFAEPFDTESARAAIAKAPGVKLVEDFAKNYFPMPIDASGQDDVLVGRIRQDISNPNALELWLSGDQIRKGAALNAVQIAELLIEQDLVRVNA, from the coding sequence TTGAGTAAACCATTAAATGTAGCAATTTTGGGCGCTACTGGGGCAGTTGGCACTGAGTTGCTGGCACTGCTCGCTGAGCGCAATTTCCCGATCGCCCAGCTTAAATTATTAGCCTCGGCCAACTCCGCCGGCAAACAAATTGACTTTGGTTCGCAGTCGATCGAAGTAGAAGAAGTCCAGGTCAACTCCTTTGATGGCGTGGATATTGTCTTGGCATCAGCAGGCGGTAGTACCTCAAAGCAATGGGCGGCCGCTGCCGTTGAAGCAGGCGCAGTGATGATCGATAATTCCAGTGCTTTCCGGATGCACCCGCAAGTGCCGCTGGTGGTGCCGGAAGTAAATCCCCAGGCCGCTGCGAACCATCAAGGTATTATTGCCAACCCCAATTGCACCACAATTTTGATGAATCTGGCGGTGTGGCCATTGCATCAAATTAAGCCAGTAAAGCGGATTGTGGCTTCTACCTATCAATCGGCCAGTGGAGCAGGAGCCAGGGCGATGAACGAGCTAAAGCAAAATGCTCAGCAGGTTTTGGATGGTGAAACACCCCAGCCGCAGATTTTGCCCTATCAATTGGCATTTAATCTGTTTTTGCATAACTCCGAACTCGATGAGCAGGGCTATTGCACCGAAGAGATGAAAATGGTGAATGAAACCCGTAAGATCTTTAGCGATCCCAAGATCCAAATTACTGCTACCTGCGTGCGGGTGCCAGTTTTGCGAGCTCATTCCGAGGCGATCAATCTGGAATTTGCCGAGCCCTTTGATACCGAATCGGCCAGAGCAGCGATCGCCAAAGCCCCAGGGGTCAAGCTGGTAGAGGACTTCGCCAAGAACTACTTCCCCATGCCGATCGATGCCAGTGGCCAAGATGATGTATTGGTGGGTAGAATCAGACAGGATATTTCCAATCCCAATGCACTAGAATTATGGCTGAGTGGCGATCAGATCCGCAAAGGAGCAGCCCTCAACGCCGTACAGATTGCTGAGTTGTTGATCGAGCAGGATTTAGTTAGGGTAAACGCTTAG
- a CDS encoding prohibitin family protein: MGAIISLLVTLICVFTFFSAHKLKDSRAIFIVQALSLLVGVLSVIVQLLRTITVVPVGNVGVEEFQGRVSTKVLEPGFYVINPLADVINFSTRLKDITETIEATSQEGLAFNIDVSIQYQLEPSKVVEVYERIGTDESQIVIPRIRSTVREITSGYPIEAIYSEKRLEVGNKIRTRLREQIEPLGFDVEEVLLREVVLPETMQAAIQQKLKAEQESKQMVFVLEREEQEAERKRIESKGIADSQTILAEGLTAEILQLKSIEATEKLAESPNSKVIILGGGNGDLPVLLQMDPTASQ, encoded by the coding sequence ATGGGAGCAATTATTAGCCTGCTGGTCACCCTGATTTGTGTTTTCACTTTTTTTAGTGCCCACAAGCTCAAGGATTCCCGCGCTATTTTTATTGTCCAGGCTCTGTCGCTACTAGTTGGCGTATTATCTGTGATCGTCCAGCTCCTCAGGACAATTACAGTGGTGCCAGTGGGGAATGTGGGGGTGGAAGAATTTCAGGGGCGGGTTTCCACAAAAGTTCTAGAACCCGGTTTTTATGTAATCAATCCCCTGGCGGATGTGATTAATTTCTCGACCCGGCTGAAGGATATCACCGAAACGATCGAAGCTACTTCCCAAGAGGGCTTGGCCTTTAATATTGATGTGAGTATTCAATATCAACTGGAACCGAGCAAAGTGGTTGAGGTATACGAAAGGATTGGCACCGATGAGAGCCAGATTGTGATCCCTCGGATTCGATCGACCGTGCGCGAAATTACCTCTGGTTATCCGATCGAAGCGATTTATTCCGAGAAACGCTTGGAAGTGGGTAATAAGATTCGTACTCGCCTGCGGGAGCAAATTGAGCCATTGGGCTTTGATGTGGAAGAAGTATTGCTGCGGGAAGTGGTGCTACCAGAAACAATGCAGGCGGCGATCCAACAGAAATTAAAGGCGGAGCAAGAGAGCAAACAAATGGTGTTTGTGCTGGAGCGGGAAGAACAAGAAGCGGAGCGCAAACGCATTGAATCGAAGGGGATCGCTGACTCCCAAACGATCCTGGCGGAGGGCTTGACGGCGGAGATTTTGCAACTGAAGTCGATCGAAGCGACTGAAAAATTGGCCGAATCGCCTAATTCTAAGGTGATTATTCTGGGGGGTGGTAATGGTGATTTGCCGGTGCTTTTGCAAATGGATCCTACTGCCAGTCAATAA